CGCGGGGAGTTGAAGCACGCGTCCACTTCGAGGTGTCCCCTCCGCCGCCTAACCAGGAGTTGAGCGAACGGCCCGGTAGACCCGGTTCCCCCCGTTCGCCTCGGCGGCCGGCTCGCTCCAACGGGAGGTTAGGCGGCGAACGCCGTGCCCGTACGAGCACGCTCGTCGTGCGCTCAACTCCTGGTTAGGCGGCGACCGTCGGGACATCGCTCAACCCCTCGCGTCGGCACAGTGGCGGGGACGACCACCGGCTCTGTGACACACTCGGGCAGGGGGTGTCACTTCCCTGCGGCGGCATAGGTGATCACCTCAGCTTATGTTCACGCCGAGGCGGTCGCCGCCTAACCTTGTTTGTCGACGGCGTAAATGTCGTGAAACATCACGACACCCACCGTATAATCTCACGCTGCTCGCATTCTGATCGCTGGTGATCACGATTGCAAGCGGATTCCGGGAATACCCGGCGAGAGGGCGGGACAATGGCGGCGAAGCCGAAGCTGCTGGATCAGCTCCGAGAGGCGGTGCGGACGAGGCATTACAGCATCCGGACCGAGCACGCCTATGTGAACTGGGCGCGGCGGTTCATCCTCTTCCACGGCACGCGGCACCCGATCGAGATGGGAGAGCCGGAGGTCGGGCAGTTCCTGACCCATCTGGCCGTCGAGGGCCACGTGGCGGCATCGACCCAGAATCAGGCGCTGTCGGCCCTGCTGTTCCTCTATCGCGAGGTCCTCGGCAGGCCGCTCGACGAGGCGATCGGCCCGGTCGTCCGCGCCGATCGGCCCGAGCGGCTGCCGGTGGTCCTCAGCCGCGACGAGGTCCGGGCCGTGCTCGACCGGCTCACGGGCCCGCACCGCCTGATGGCGGGCTTGCTCTACGGCGCCGGGCTCAGGCTGATGGAGTGCCTGCGGCTGCGGATCAAGGACGTCGACTTCGAGCAACGCCACCTCC
The genomic region above belongs to Tautonia rosea and contains:
- a CDS encoding phage integrase N-terminal SAM-like domain-containing protein encodes the protein MAAKPKLLDQLREAVRTRHYSIRTEHAYVNWARRFILFHGTRHPIEMGEPEVGQFLTHLAVEGHVAASTQNQALSALLFLYREVLGRPLDEAIGPVVRADRPERLPVVLSRDEVRAVLDRLTGPHRLMAGLLYGAGLRLMECLRLRIKDVDFEQRHL